One genomic region from Desulfatibacillum aliphaticivorans DSM 15576 encodes:
- a CDS encoding FeoB-associated Cys-rich membrane protein — MQEVIVAIIVALAAGAFVRRIYKNLTAEEVSCGCGGGCAGCGQSPGSCGSRDLLANMPEESNSQKD, encoded by the coding sequence ATGCAGGAAGTTATCGTGGCAATCATCGTAGCCCTGGCGGCTGGGGCCTTTGTCCGGCGCATTTATAAAAACCTGACTGCGGAAGAAGTTTCGTGCGGCTGCGGAGGCGGGTGCGCCGGATGCGGGCAAAGCCCCGGCTCCTGCGGGAGCCGGGACCTTTTAGCCAATATGCCTGAGGAGTCGAACTCCCAAAAAGACTAA
- a CDS encoding cob(I)yrinic acid a,c-diamide adenosyltransferase, with product MKNGYVQVYTGEGKGKTTAALGLCVRAAGAGFKVYVAQFIKMGDYSEIKALKRFDDLITVKQYGLGRFIKGKPAQEDIDTAQAGLREAKAALVSGDYDLVVLEEGNVAVTCELFSIDDLMKVVEMRPPTTELLITGRGAHERLIEVADLVTEMREIKHYYKQGVQARVGIEK from the coding sequence ATGAAAAACGGATATGTGCAGGTTTATACGGGCGAGGGCAAAGGCAAAACCACGGCGGCCTTGGGCCTCTGTGTTCGGGCTGCAGGCGCCGGGTTTAAAGTTTACGTCGCGCAATTCATCAAAATGGGCGATTACAGTGAAATTAAAGCGCTTAAACGCTTTGACGACCTGATTACCGTAAAGCAGTACGGGTTAGGCCGTTTTATCAAGGGAAAACCCGCTCAGGAAGATATTGATACGGCGCAGGCCGGACTCAGGGAGGCCAAGGCAGCCTTGGTTTCCGGAGACTACGATCTGGTCGTGCTGGAAGAAGGCAACGTGGCCGTGACCTGCGAATTGTTCTCCATAGACGACCTGATGAAGGTCGTGGAAATGCGGCCGCCCACAACCGAATTGCTTATTACAGGCCGGGGCGCCCACGAGAGACTGATCGAAGTGGCGGACCTGGTGACTGAAATGCGGGAAATCAAGCATTATTACAAGCAGGGGGTGCAAGCCAGGGTCGGCATTGAAAAATAG
- a CDS encoding GNAT family acetyltransferase: protein MELRRYQTSDLDQVVALWKECGLTTAANNPYRDIQRKTADSPELFFVGEHQGKIVASCMAGFDGHRGWIYYLAVAPSLQGKGLGARIMRHAEKALLDSGCPKIDLMVRKSNTLVLDFYRNIGYQSDPVVVMSKRLYDDEASD from the coding sequence ATGGAACTCAGACGATATCAAACATCGGATCTGGATCAGGTCGTGGCGCTTTGGAAAGAATGCGGCCTTACCACGGCTGCAAACAATCCTTATAGGGACATCCAAAGGAAGACGGCGGACAGCCCGGAGCTTTTTTTCGTGGGCGAACACCAGGGAAAAATCGTCGCATCCTGCATGGCGGGCTTTGACGGACACAGAGGATGGATTTATTATCTTGCCGTGGCCCCATCCTTGCAAGGAAAAGGTTTGGGCGCAAGGATCATGCGCCATGCGGAAAAAGCGCTCTTGGACTCAGGCTGCCCCAAGATCGACCTGATGGTCAGGAAAAGCAATACGCTGGTTTTGGATTTTTATAGAAATATAGGCTATCAATCAGATCCTGTTGTGGTGATGAGCAAGCGTTTATATGATGATGAGGCGTCTGATTAA
- a CDS encoding divergent polysaccharide deacetylase family protein: protein MVQKKSPTKKAPPKKGGAKKKTKKKPQNGKNVLIKLAVAIILVIAAAGAVAYMANRYAPALEEAAQSQAAKTGAKAPRPAEPPKPAAAKPQPAPAAPVEKAPIKKPVYEIFDDKHIEEIPDHEPEVPEEPPVELADDRPRVAIIIDDMGYGNGIQHKFLDLPYVLTYSILPHSPDQIEIANLAHDKGRQVLLHLPMEPMQYPEVDPGPGTLLASMTTDTMMDILKEDLAAVPYIAGVNNHMGSRLTMESGALYPIFTVLKKQGLFFVDSRTTRHSVCGPSARLFQLPFAQRDVFLDHVRTEAFVEKQLKLLVSVAKKRGQAIGIGHPYKVTYKVLAARLPAVDAEVRLVPASDLVRVIK from the coding sequence ATGGTGCAGAAAAAGAGTCCAACCAAAAAAGCTCCGCCCAAAAAGGGCGGAGCTAAAAAGAAAACCAAGAAAAAGCCTCAGAACGGTAAAAACGTCTTAATCAAGCTGGCTGTCGCAATTATCCTGGTTATAGCCGCCGCCGGCGCCGTGGCTTACATGGCGAACCGCTACGCTCCGGCTTTGGAGGAAGCGGCCCAGTCTCAAGCGGCCAAGACCGGCGCCAAGGCGCCCCGGCCTGCTGAGCCGCCTAAACCCGCGGCCGCCAAGCCCCAACCGGCTCCGGCGGCGCCAGTGGAAAAGGCGCCAATCAAAAAGCCTGTTTACGAAATTTTCGACGACAAGCATATTGAGGAGATTCCCGACCACGAGCCGGAGGTTCCCGAAGAGCCGCCCGTGGAACTCGCGGATGACAGGCCTCGGGTCGCCATCATCATAGACGACATGGGCTACGGCAACGGCATTCAGCACAAATTTCTGGATCTGCCTTACGTCCTAACCTACTCCATCCTGCCTCACAGCCCGGATCAGATTGAAATCGCCAATCTGGCGCATGACAAAGGCCGACAGGTATTGCTCCATCTGCCCATGGAGCCCATGCAATACCCGGAGGTGGATCCGGGCCCCGGTACTTTGCTGGCCTCCATGACTACGGATACCATGATGGATATCCTTAAGGAGGATCTGGCTGCGGTGCCTTACATCGCAGGCGTGAACAATCACATGGGCTCCCGGCTGACCATGGAATCCGGCGCTTTGTATCCCATATTCACGGTCCTGAAAAAACAGGGCCTGTTTTTTGTGGACTCCAGGACCACCCGCCATAGCGTGTGCGGGCCTTCGGCGCGGCTTTTCCAGCTTCCTTTCGCCCAACGGGACGTTTTTCTGGACCATGTGAGGACGGAAGCCTTTGTGGAAAAGCAGCTCAAGCTCCTGGTCAGCGTGGCGAAAAAACGCGGCCAGGCCATTGGCATCGGGCACCCCTATAAGGTGACCTATAAGGTGCTTGCGGCCCGTTTGCCCGCCGTGGATGCGGAGGTGAGGCTGGTTCCCGCCTCCGATCTTGTACGAGTTATTAAGTAG
- a CDS encoding GNAT family N-acetyltransferase encodes MDSNYTICRGDAALDVSELKTLYRDVFQQEDVAELADILFHHAPGLPPENWLLAREKNTNALAAACVLIPWTWEMEGVAIKVGEQGLVGTLDEHRKKGLMRGLNDALRQIMLDEGYLLGVIQGIPGFYHNFGYYYSVPLNNHIDAPFHIMPDELEDSPWTFAPAAKEDIPFLLEEDERYRSYYSISVKRDRAVWDYLLTHSKNTEYGSDYFITKHSKTGQRFYCRVPGQGFGSGLIVSEVSIDISPDAFMALLVFAKKLARERDKPYLRFDLHNDSPAGNMAIAMGAKKGYPYAWQISIPDKVAFLRGIAPVLEKRLAGSCFKGFSGVYRLEMFAENADLVWSRGVLEEVRPGTTEECPLTFCLNQDLFPLLALGHRTWRELQHTRPDIFPAAQHVRPFDYLARDQSAPMTDVLFPKTKSWVYERY; translated from the coding sequence ATGGACTCAAATTACACCATTTGCCGGGGGGACGCCGCTCTGGACGTCTCCGAACTTAAAACTCTGTACAGAGACGTATTTCAGCAAGAAGACGTGGCTGAACTGGCCGATATTCTATTTCATCACGCCCCTGGGCTTCCCCCCGAAAACTGGCTTTTAGCCAGGGAGAAAAATACCAATGCCCTCGCCGCCGCCTGCGTCCTGATTCCCTGGACCTGGGAGATGGAGGGGGTTGCAATAAAGGTTGGGGAGCAGGGTCTTGTTGGGACCCTTGACGAGCATCGCAAAAAAGGGCTGATGCGGGGGCTGAACGACGCCCTTCGCCAAATCATGCTGGATGAAGGGTATCTCCTCGGGGTAATCCAGGGCATACCCGGTTTTTACCATAACTTCGGCTATTACTACTCCGTCCCCTTAAATAACCACATAGACGCGCCGTTTCATATCATGCCCGATGAATTGGAGGACTCCCCCTGGACCTTCGCCCCGGCGGCAAAGGAAGACATTCCTTTTCTATTGGAAGAGGATGAACGGTACCGGAGCTATTACTCCATCTCGGTGAAAAGAGACCGGGCCGTCTGGGACTATCTGCTGACCCACAGCAAAAACACGGAGTACGGTTCGGATTACTTCATCACCAAGCATTCAAAAACCGGGCAAAGATTTTACTGCCGCGTCCCCGGCCAGGGATTCGGCTCCGGGCTGATTGTCAGCGAAGTCAGCATAGACATCTCGCCGGACGCATTCATGGCCTTGCTGGTTTTCGCCAAAAAGCTGGCCCGGGAAAGGGACAAGCCGTACCTCCGGTTTGATCTGCACAACGACTCCCCGGCGGGAAACATGGCCATCGCCATGGGCGCCAAAAAGGGATACCCCTACGCGTGGCAGATCAGCATTCCGGACAAGGTCGCTTTTCTAAGGGGGATCGCCCCGGTCTTGGAAAAGCGTCTGGCGGGAAGCTGCTTCAAGGGTTTTTCCGGCGTGTATCGCTTGGAAATGTTCGCTGAAAATGCGGATCTGGTCTGGAGCCGGGGCGTCCTGGAAGAGGTCAGGCCGGGGACAACGGAGGAATGCCCCCTGACATTCTGCCTCAACCAGGATTTATTTCCCCTTCTGGCCCTTGGGCATCGGACCTGGCGGGAATTGCAGCACACACGGCCTGACATCTTTCCCGCCGCCCAGCATGTCCGGCCATTTGATTATCTGGCCCGGGATCAAAGCGCCCCGATGACGGACGTCCTGTTTCCCAAAACCAAGTCATGGGTTTACGAAAGATACTAA
- a CDS encoding FeoA family protein, whose amino-acid sequence MRTICLRKMEQKQGGTIKAVKASGELGRRIRDMGLVPGTRIKIQGRAPLYDPVALRVGDFTLTLRNNEADYIDVNVD is encoded by the coding sequence ATGAGAACAATCTGTCTGCGGAAAATGGAGCAAAAACAGGGTGGGACCATAAAGGCGGTGAAAGCCAGCGGAGAACTGGGGCGGCGCATCCGCGACATGGGGCTGGTTCCCGGAACCCGGATCAAAATTCAGGGCAGGGCCCCCTTGTACGACCCCGTGGCCCTGAGAGTGGGGGACTTCACGTTAACGCTCAGGAACAACGAAGCGGATTATATTGACGTGAATGTGGACTAG
- a CDS encoding DUF362 domain-containing protein, whose product MAGCPVSVLKCQDYSPENLRKTIMQSLENIGFDPQTFHGARVALKPNLLVPAPPEKAVITHHEFFRAAARIVKEYGGDPVLIESPSIHSTDRVIKKTAYAQVVAEEGVEVASVDKTRTLNYAGSRRYKHVDVAEAFFEADIIINLPKFKTHGLTYVTGAVKNMFGAIPGLQKSKMHVKAPAADEFSEFLLDLYGCLLYGFDKPKTFLHLMDGIIVMEGEGPGASGSPARMDAILASTDAVALDYVATTLSGLDVEKALITMRGFERGFNVTSPEEVQWIGDPKDSFTHKPLRPSRGTILSNMVRWPITSKRFRNLFIDRPVPGQEKCTLCYQCMKICPAGAISKAGSGGKKPTYDYNKCIRCYCCMEVCPEAAIEKGRGRLQWLLRM is encoded by the coding sequence ATGGCAGGCTGTCCGGTTTCCGTATTGAAGTGCCAGGATTACTCCCCGGAAAATCTTCGCAAAACCATAATGCAGAGCCTTGAAAACATCGGGTTTGACCCTCAAACCTTCCACGGCGCCAGGGTCGCCTTAAAGCCTAACCTTTTGGTTCCCGCGCCCCCGGAAAAGGCGGTGATCACGCATCATGAGTTTTTTCGAGCCGCGGCGCGGATTGTCAAGGAATACGGTGGTGACCCCGTGCTCATCGAGTCCCCTTCCATCCATTCCACGGATCGCGTGATTAAAAAAACAGCCTACGCCCAGGTCGTCGCCGAAGAGGGCGTGGAAGTCGCCAGCGTGGACAAAACCCGCACGCTGAATTATGCAGGCAGCCGCCGCTACAAACACGTGGATGTCGCCGAAGCCTTTTTCGAAGCCGATATTATAATCAACCTTCCCAAATTCAAAACCCACGGCCTGACCTACGTAACCGGAGCGGTAAAGAACATGTTCGGCGCCATACCCGGCCTGCAAAAGTCGAAGATGCACGTCAAGGCGCCTGCCGCGGACGAGTTTTCTGAATTCCTCCTGGACCTCTACGGCTGCCTTTTGTACGGCTTTGACAAGCCTAAAACCTTCCTGCACCTCATGGACGGAATCATAGTCATGGAAGGGGAGGGGCCGGGCGCTTCGGGCTCCCCGGCGCGCATGGACGCGATTTTGGCCTCCACGGACGCAGTGGCTCTGGATTATGTCGCCACAACCCTGTCCGGCCTGGATGTGGAAAAGGCGCTTATCACCATGCGCGGCTTTGAACGGGGTTTTAACGTTACCTCCCCCGAGGAAGTGCAATGGATCGGCGACCCGAAAGATTCCTTCACTCATAAACCCCTCAGGCCGTCCAGGGGAACCATTCTTTCCAACATGGTCCGGTGGCCCATCACCTCCAAACGGTTCAGAAATCTTTTTATAGACAGGCCGGTCCCAGGCCAGGAAAAGTGCACCCTGTGCTATCAGTGCATGAAGATCTGCCCCGCGGGCGCCATCAGCAAGGCCGGATCCGGGGGGAAGAAGCCTACGTATGACTACAACAAATGCATTCGCTGCTATTGCTGCATGGAGGTTTGCCCCGAGGCCGCCATCGAGAAAGGACGCGGCAGGCTGCAATGGCTTCTCAGAATGTGA
- the feoB gene encoding ferrous iron transport protein B produces the protein MQATIALAGNPNSGKTTLFNALTGARQHVGNYPGVTVERKEGLCSVGAHTAHIVDLPGTYSLTAYSEEEKVAREYLAQERPDVVIDTLDASNLERHLYLVVQLLEMGLPLVLALNMVDVAKSRGMEVDAEKLSELLRTPVVPTIARTGKGKQDLIQIAADLAQQPVNQTPLVISYGADIDKALLQMQSMISEGAFLKSYYNPRWVAIKYLEMDEDVIVKGHEANPDLSDRLTAVSARVAAHLEATLNMDPETMIADHRWGFIRSIIQQGVITRSNDSDRLYLSDKIDMVLTNRFAGPIIMLAILYGLYQIVFTYSAAPVEWVEGLFSWLSDTVSAILPPGMLQSLVVSGIIDGVGGVMGFVPLIMFMFLGIAIMEDTGYLARVAYMLDRVFKAFGLHGSSVMAYVVSGGIAGGCAVPGVMAARTLRSPKERLATLLTAPFMNCGAKLPVFALLIAAFFPANEALMMFGITLLAWMGALVAAKILRMTIIRGESTPFVMELPPYRMPTFRGLATHTWERTWQYIKKAGTVILGISILLWVIMTFPGLPENKAAEFEAMRGQVSAAYPEAAALELENAGEGAELSEQAQALSGALAAVDSQEAQAALRNSVAGRIGGALESVTQWAGFDWRTNIALVGGFAAKEVVVSALSTAYSLGETDPEEYQTLSQTLAKDSSWSPAVALALIVFTMFYAPCFVTVVCIAREAGSWKWAAFSVIFNTTAAFILAVGVYQMATLLGY, from the coding sequence ATGCAAGCTACCATAGCCTTGGCAGGCAATCCCAACTCCGGCAAGACCACTTTGTTTAACGCGCTTACCGGCGCAAGGCAGCATGTGGGCAACTATCCCGGCGTGACCGTGGAGCGCAAGGAGGGCCTTTGCTCCGTAGGGGCTCATACGGCCCATATCGTGGACCTTCCCGGGACCTATTCCCTGACCGCCTATTCCGAGGAGGAGAAGGTCGCCCGAGAATACCTGGCCCAGGAACGCCCGGATGTGGTCATTGACACCCTGGACGCTTCCAACCTGGAGCGCCATCTGTATTTAGTGGTGCAGCTCCTTGAAATGGGGCTGCCTTTGGTTTTGGCCTTGAATATGGTGGACGTGGCCAAGTCCCGGGGCATGGAGGTGGACGCGGAAAAACTGTCGGAGCTTTTAAGAACGCCCGTCGTCCCCACTATCGCCCGCACGGGCAAGGGCAAACAGGATCTTATTCAAATAGCCGCAGACTTGGCGCAGCAGCCTGTTAACCAGACTCCTCTGGTCATTTCCTATGGCGCGGACATAGACAAGGCCCTGCTTCAAATGCAATCCATGATTTCGGAAGGCGCTTTTTTGAAGAGCTATTATAATCCCCGCTGGGTGGCGATCAAGTACTTGGAGATGGACGAGGACGTCATTGTCAAAGGGCATGAAGCCAATCCTGATTTGTCCGACAGGTTGACGGCCGTTTCCGCCAGGGTCGCCGCTCATTTGGAAGCCACTTTGAACATGGATCCCGAAACCATGATCGCGGACCACCGCTGGGGCTTCATCCGTTCCATCATCCAGCAGGGCGTGATTACCAGGAGCAACGACTCCGACCGCCTTTATCTGTCCGACAAGATTGACATGGTCTTGACCAACCGGTTCGCCGGCCCAATCATCATGCTGGCCATATTGTATGGACTGTACCAGATCGTTTTTACTTACAGCGCGGCCCCCGTCGAGTGGGTGGAAGGCTTGTTCTCTTGGCTTTCCGACACGGTTTCGGCGATCCTGCCTCCGGGCATGCTGCAATCCCTGGTGGTTTCGGGCATTATTGACGGCGTGGGCGGGGTCATGGGCTTTGTTCCCTTGATTATGTTCATGTTCCTTGGCATCGCCATTATGGAGGACACGGGATACCTGGCCAGGGTGGCGTACATGCTGGACCGGGTGTTCAAGGCCTTTGGGCTGCACGGAAGCAGCGTCATGGCTTACGTGGTATCCGGCGGCATCGCCGGCGGATGCGCGGTCCCTGGCGTCATGGCGGCCAGGACCCTTCGGTCCCCCAAGGAAAGGCTGGCTACGTTGTTGACGGCCCCCTTTATGAACTGCGGCGCCAAGCTGCCCGTGTTCGCCCTGCTGATCGCTGCCTTTTTCCCGGCCAACGAAGCCTTGATGATGTTCGGCATCACCCTTTTGGCCTGGATGGGCGCGCTTGTCGCCGCCAAGATTTTGCGCATGACCATTATCCGGGGCGAGTCCACGCCGTTTGTCATGGAACTGCCCCCCTACCGCATGCCCACTTTCAGGGGATTGGCCACCCATACCTGGGAGCGCACCTGGCAGTACATTAAAAAGGCGGGAACCGTGATTCTGGGGATTTCCATCCTGCTGTGGGTAATCATGACCTTTCCCGGACTCCCGGAAAACAAGGCGGCCGAATTCGAGGCCATGCGCGGGCAGGTTTCAGCTGCCTATCCCGAGGCGGCGGCCCTGGAACTGGAAAACGCCGGAGAAGGCGCTGAGTTAAGCGAACAGGCCCAGGCCCTGAGCGGCGCCCTGGCGGCCGTGGACTCCCAGGAAGCCCAGGCGGCTTTGCGCAACTCCGTGGCCGGACGCATAGGCGGCGCCCTGGAGTCCGTGACCCAATGGGCCGGTTTTGACTGGCGCACCAACATCGCGCTGGTGGGCGGCTTTGCAGCCAAGGAAGTGGTGGTGTCGGCCTTGTCCACGGCGTACTCTCTGGGCGAAACCGACCCCGAGGAATACCAGACCCTGTCCCAGACCCTGGCCAAGGATTCTTCCTGGTCCCCGGCCGTGGCCCTGGCGCTCATCGTTTTCACCATGTTTTACGCCCCCTGCTTCGTGACGGTGGTTTGCATCGCAAGGGAAGCGGGGTCCTGGAAATGGGCGGCCTTCTCGGTGATATTCAATACGACTGCGGCGTTCATCCTGGCCGTGGGCGTGTACCAGATGGCAACCCTGCTGGGTTATTAA
- a CDS encoding DUF2804 domain-containing protein, whose translation MKRIIGPNNKVNYGVYDELVDFNYKDFRLMNFFGKEIKGIRKYLALHMFNYIGINAGDYFVGLAAVRLGYMHLVFAYVYDYNQGMLFEMDKKGPGKGKLIFPVNPDEYSINYSTAKDRLVFVKSHSRNTLALQACLDGRLEISLTAPYGLEQYQPLRVLNPSDPYRWTFTEKCSPIVPDTLEISLDGNKLDPGPAPTLLYDWSGGYLRRETNWYWAAFSSPLPGGDEEIVGANFAALTNESFFSENAFWVGKERTRVARCIYDFNQTDLYQPWRIWDEDGTVDLHFVPQADRGERINAFLIKSNFNQLFGTFSGKLHPKGGELVEFEGIRGLTEFHRAVW comes from the coding sequence ATGAAGCGCATAATCGGGCCGAATAATAAAGTAAATTACGGCGTTTACGACGAGCTTGTTGATTTTAATTACAAAGATTTCAGGTTGATGAATTTCTTTGGGAAGGAAATCAAGGGAATTCGCAAATACCTGGCCCTGCACATGTTCAATTATATCGGCATAAATGCAGGAGACTATTTTGTGGGCCTGGCTGCGGTCAGGCTGGGGTACATGCACCTGGTTTTTGCTTATGTTTACGATTACAATCAGGGCATGCTGTTTGAAATGGACAAAAAGGGGCCGGGCAAGGGCAAGCTGATCTTTCCCGTAAACCCGGACGAGTATTCCATTAATTACAGCACGGCCAAAGACAGGTTGGTTTTCGTCAAATCCCACTCGCGCAACACCCTGGCGCTTCAGGCCTGTCTGGACGGCCGACTGGAAATCTCCCTGACCGCCCCCTACGGTCTGGAGCAGTACCAGCCTTTACGCGTTTTAAATCCTTCCGATCCATACCGATGGACCTTTACGGAAAAATGCTCGCCCATTGTTCCCGACACCCTGGAGATTTCCCTGGACGGCAACAAGCTGGATCCAGGCCCGGCGCCCACCCTGCTGTACGACTGGTCCGGCGGATATTTAAGGCGGGAAACCAATTGGTATTGGGCGGCTTTTTCAAGCCCCCTGCCCGGCGGGGACGAGGAAATAGTCGGCGCCAATTTCGCCGCGCTCACCAATGAATCCTTTTTCAGCGAAAACGCCTTTTGGGTCGGCAAAGAGCGCACCCGGGTCGCACGCTGCATTTACGACTTCAACCAGACGGATCTTTACCAGCCCTGGCGCATCTGGGACGAAGACGGAACCGTGGATCTACATTTCGTCCCTCAGGCGGACAGGGGAGAGCGCATCAACGCCTTTTTGATAAAGTCCAACTTCAACCAGTTGTTCGGAACCTTTTCCGGCAAGCTGCATCCCAAGGGCGGGGAGCTGGTGGAGTTTGAAGGGATTCGCGGCCTCACGGAGTTCCATCGGGCGGTTTGGTGA
- a CDS encoding hybrid sensor histidine kinase/response regulator encodes MSLESQCEHKPSILVVDDKPQNLFALKKLLENPAYDVLTAVSGNDALAMALEHDFSVILMDVQMPGMNGFETANLLSLDEATKHIPIIFVTAHHADAKNISQGYESGAVDFLSKPLNPHILKSKINVFMALHKQRAELEKTNKDLAQTDQSKSEFLEEAGDSLRKPLFRIMGLAKRLLENGLDEQCKETAAELLEQTDRLISATDALFQYTSGEIKENRIRPKNFNLEHVLRDVDYVLGLRARERQISYRCTRDPNVPPLLVGDSTRLRQIMLTLITTSVKFSNQGDVNVHVDLLEDLEDRITLRISMKEMGKKGKGGDWLNKALEILEPFKPLDDKEGFQCPVGPTLDLTVARQLVEAMGGKTGVEETPDGGLNLWFTAVFKKQPLKSLSVGAAPPPKRPASKVFKAKEKSVEPWKNGMSESPTGKALPSPTPFAV; translated from the coding sequence ATGAGTTTGGAATCACAGTGTGAACACAAGCCGAGCATTCTGGTTGTTGATGACAAGCCGCAAAACCTGTTTGCTCTGAAAAAACTATTGGAAAATCCGGCCTATGACGTTCTCACGGCTGTGTCGGGCAACGACGCCCTTGCCATGGCTTTAGAGCACGATTTTTCCGTGATCCTCATGGACGTGCAAATGCCGGGGATGAATGGGTTTGAGACCGCCAACCTGTTGAGCCTGGACGAAGCGACCAAGCATATTCCCATAATCTTTGTGACGGCTCATCATGCAGATGCAAAAAATATTTCCCAGGGGTATGAGTCAGGGGCGGTGGATTTTCTTTCCAAGCCTTTGAATCCGCACATTCTGAAAAGTAAAATCAATGTTTTTATGGCGTTGCACAAGCAGAGGGCGGAACTGGAAAAAACAAACAAGGATCTTGCGCAGACGGATCAAAGCAAAAGCGAATTCCTTGAGGAAGCAGGCGACAGTCTCCGCAAGCCGTTGTTCCGGATTATGGGTCTGGCGAAGAGACTGCTTGAAAACGGCCTGGACGAGCAGTGCAAAGAGACGGCGGCCGAACTTCTGGAGCAAACAGACAGGCTGATTTCCGCAACGGACGCCTTGTTCCAGTACACAAGCGGTGAAATTAAGGAAAACCGGATTCGCCCGAAAAATTTTAACCTGGAGCATGTACTGAGGGACGTGGACTACGTCCTGGGGCTGAGAGCCCGGGAAAGGCAGATCTCTTACCGGTGCACCAGGGATCCCAATGTTCCCCCGTTGCTGGTGGGCGACTCCACCAGGCTGCGCCAAATCATGCTGACGTTGATCACTACCTCCGTGAAATTTTCCAATCAAGGCGATGTCAACGTGCATGTAGATCTATTGGAGGATTTGGAAGACCGCATAACCTTGCGTATTAGCATGAAGGAAATGGGTAAAAAGGGAAAAGGCGGCGATTGGCTGAACAAGGCCTTGGAAATTTTAGAGCCGTTTAAGCCTTTGGATGACAAAGAGGGGTTCCAGTGCCCCGTTGGTCCGACTCTGGACCTGACAGTCGCCAGGCAGTTGGTGGAGGCCATGGGCGGCAAGACCGGCGTGGAGGAAACTCCCGACGGCGGATTGAATCTGTGGTTTACGGCGGTTTTCAAAAAACAGCCCCTTAAAAGCCTTTCCGTAGGAGCCGCGCCTCCGCCCAAAAGGCCTGCCTCCAAGGTTTTCAAGGCGAAAGAAAAGTCTGTTGAACCCTGGAAAAACGGGATGTCCGAGTCCCCTACAGGGAAGGCTCTGCCGAGCCCAACTCCATTTGCAGTTTAA